CTGAATTGATAATTTTAGCAATATATGTGCCAGCCATGAGCACTTTTATCATTTCAACTCTAGGAGTTATGCATGATGAAATTGATGATTTGTCACTAGAATTTGATACACTGCACTGTCCATTTCCATGCAGACATAGTATATATTGTTATTTTTGCTTAGCACTAGCACTGAAATATCTACAACCTGAATTTGACATGTAGGTGACCTCTCAAGGAGAAATTAGGAAAATCTGGAAGTTGCAGAGCAAGATAGATGCAAAAAAAGTGAAGATCAGTGGACTTGTTGATAccctggaaaaagaaaaagcagCAAAGTTGGCACTTGAATGTCAACTTGCAGCAGCACAGAAGAAGGCATCCGAGAAGTGGCGGATTCCAGTCTACTGACCTGTCACCAAAATGGTAGCCCCACGAAGGAGCACCAACTGATCCATCACAGAAGAAGGctttggttttggttttggtttgcaTGAGAAGGGATCTTCTGTGCGATCATGTTCCTGCTAGTCAAGTACTATGTATCCTGTAGGTGCTCATCTCAAGTAGAATTGTGTCCCTGCTAGTCAACTAGTATTATGTGAGTTGGTGTTGTATGTGCTCATCTCTAGGAGTATTATGTGTCAAGTAATATGTGTTACTTATGCTCTGTGATATAAATGTACTATGATATTATGTTCTGTGATATAAATGTGTTACTTATCCAATCAGTCTTGCTATGAACAGAATTACAGAATAAATTATCTCACAATGACATTATAGAATTATCTCACAATGACAGAAATATAAGAATTCCAATACATTATAAGAGAGTGAACAGAATTGTCTCACAATGACAGAAACATTATAAGAGAGTGAATAGTATTGTCTCACAGAAAACTTGTGAATTCCAATACATGTGTCTCATCATCACAACATTACAAATTCTGCATACAAAAACAAATAGTGCTAAATAATTGGTAGCAGCTACTCATCATCACTGTCAACAACAGTTGTATTCCCTCCTTCATCATCGCTGCAATACTGCAAAAGCgtgtcatcttcttcatcttcacCATCACTGTCAACGACGGTTGTAGCTGGACCTCTATGACATTCTTTCACCAACCGAGCAATTTCATCGGCCCCAAAAATAAGGCCTTGTTCATCATCTCTATTCAAAGGCATCTCAGGTGCAATGTCTGTTAGTGGTTCTCGCCTTTGCTCATCCTCACAACTTTCATCCTCTTGATATGCAGGAGCATTATATTGTGCAGATTCGGTTTCTCTTACATTGTATAGATGCCTATGGTCGAATGTCTGGACAACTTGCCAATTCTCACCTAGTTTTGTGTCTGGCAAATAGAAGACCTTCCTAGCTTGAGTGGCCAATATTAAAGAATCGTCCTTGTACCATAGACTTCCAACATTGATGCTTTTAAAGAAGCCATCATAATTAAGTTCAGTCCTCCTCCCATCCAGTTTAAACCACTCACATTTAAACAAAACTATTGTCCTCTCATCAGAATTATACTCTAACTGAATTATCTCTTTCAAGGTTCCAAAAAAATCAATGAACTGACCATTGTGCATACCTTGTGTCATTACTCCACTGTTTTGTGTTTTCTTATTCTTGTCACGGTCAACAGTGTTAAAGCGCACACCATTCACAATGCACGAGGAGTATTTTCTGACTCTAAAATCAGGGCCGCATGCCAATGAAAAGAGATCATCATCTACCTCTTCTTGATGAGTATCCCGCAACCTCATGATCTGCCACATGCAACACACACAAATCAGAATCTTTATAGAATAAAATGCCTAATAGATGCGAATGTAAACTTACATGGTTCCTGAACCAATTCTGAAAGCCAAGCCGAATCTTTCTTTCAATGTTATGCACCCCTGCTGTCTCTAATTCATCTCTGAATATGTTGcaaaaaaattgccaaaaaaagAAATATGTGAAGTTAGCATCTGTCAACTTCAAAGAtgccaaaaaaagaaagaaggcaAACCTCACAACTTACTTCACAAATTTCTCAACTTGACTGCAGTTGTTAAGCACATACCACACCATTTGTTCAAAGGAATTTTCATCGTATACAAGTTCATTTGCAGAAGTAAAATGAACTCCATGCCCAAAAACATCAACACCATAGGCCTCTTCATCAGAAAACCCTTTATTCCTTGGTTCTCGATTAAATCTTGTTTCAACATCATCCATGTACTTAGAGCAAAATGTTAGGCATTCATCAGCAACATATGCCTCGGCAATTGAACCTTCTGGCCGAGCCCTATTCCTCACATAGCGCTTCAAAGTGTAAAGCCTCCTTTCAATCGGGTACATCCAACCAAATTGCACAGGACCTCGGAGTAATGCTTCATCAGGTAGATGGACAGCAAGGTGCATCATCACATCAAAGAATGCCAGGGCGAAAATTTTCTCAAGCTTCATCAAAATTATAGGGATCTCTTTCTTCATTTCAACCAATACATCCTTGTTAAGCTTTCTGCTGCATAGTTCCCTGAAAAACTTCCCTAACTCCGCTATTGCTTCGTAAATATCATTGTCCAAAAATCCTCTCATAGCAGCTGGTAAGATTCTTTGCAAAAGAATGTGACAATCATGTGTTTTCAGCCCTTGTACCTTGGTTCTCTCAGCATTTACACATCTTGAGATGTTAGAAGCAAATCCATCTGGAAATTTCACCTTCCGTAGAAAATCACAAAAGGCCTTCTTATTTTTTGTGGATAAGGTGTACCGAGCATGGGGCATCTCACATGATTCTCCATCATCTCTAAATTGCAGCTCCTTTTTAATTCCTAAATCTTTCAGATCAAGCCTTGCTTTAGCTGTATCCTTTGTCTTCCCAAGTATGTTCAAAATTGTCCCAATGAGGGCCTCGCATATGTTTTTTCTCAATATGCAAGACATCAAGATTATGCCTCAGCTTCAAAAATTTCCAATACGGCAACTTCCATAAACTAACCATTCGGCTCCAAATTCGCACACGACCCGCTTCCATTTCAGAACGCTTCCTCTTCCTTGTTTCTTGTTGCTTCCCAGGTCTAACATCTCTAACTTTCTCCAATTCAACTAGCAGCTCTTCTATAGTGAATTTCTCTGGTGGGTCATCGCTTTCATGAAGTCCAGCATACTCATTGTTTCTCCGCAAACGGTGTCCCTTTGGAAGGAATCGAAAGTGCCCAAAATACCCAATCTTGTTCCTTAGCCCGTAGGAAAGAGGGTGCTTGTCACAATGGATACATGCAAAATAGCCCTTTGTGGTACGCCCTGAAAGAGTACTCAGAGTTGGGTAATCATGGATGCACCAAAGAACTGCAGCACGAAGGCTAAATGGTTTGCCAGTAAGGGCACCATAAGTAGGGACACCTTTCCAAAGATCAAGCAAATCTTCTATAAGAGGCTCTAAAAACACATCAAAGTCCTTCCCTGGTGATTTAGGTCCTGGAATAAGCAACGCCATCATGAAGTTTGACTCTTGCATGCATGCCCAGGGTGGAAGGTTGTATGGCACAACCAATACAGGCCACATGTTGTATCTTGAGTTATGTTCTGAAAAAGGATTGAACCCATCAGTAGCTAGTCCAAGTCTAATGTTTCTTGGATCTTTTGCAAAGTCTGGATATACTCGGTCAAAATCTTGCCATGCTTCACCGTCAGCTGGGTGGCTCATTTCCTTCTCACTAGGCTGCCGCTTTAActtgtgccaatgtgcttcttcTGATGCTTCTTTGGTTGCAAACATCCTTCTTAGCCTAGGTGCCAATGGAAAATGCCGCAACACTTTCTGTGGTATCTTCTTTCTTTCTGGGTCTTTCCATCTTGAGAGATCACAAACAGGGCAATTGTTATGGTTGGCATATTCCTTTCTGAACAACACACAATTATTGTAGCAGACATGTATTGAATCATATCCAAGACCTAGTTCCTTTACAAGCCTCTTTGCTTCCTCATATGATTTTGGGAGTGTATTGCATTCCGGGAATGCTTCAGCCAATAGCTTCATTACTGCTGAAAAAGCCGAATTGATTATCCTATAGAAagacttcatatgaagaagcttTACCGCAAAGGAGAACCTTGAAAATTTGGTACAACCCGGATACAATTGATGTTTTGCCTCCCTCATAGCTATTttgaaaaatgaatcttgctcaTGAGGTTCTACATCACCATCCTGATTTTCTTCATCATGTCTTGCTTGTTCCGCAGTGTGTAGGTCTCCTAAAACCTCTTCCCAAGGATCAACACCATAGTTGTACTCCTCTGTCACACCATCAACATCAATAGCAtcatgcacagcagcagcatgaTCAATAATATCTACATTCAAGGACTCCCGATGATGAATCCATCGAGTATAACTACTGTCCATGCCATTCATCAATATGTGCTTCCTCACAAGAGCCTGACATTGGTATTTCTGATTAAGGCATCTACTAAGGGGCATAGAATTTCAACATTGCCAGTGAATTTTTCTTGAACAAAGCTCATAAATTCATTGACACCATCAATGTACTCAGGGGAAAATAATCTGTCATTCACCCAGCTTCGATCCATCTAATGAAACATTGCAGAACAACCCAAATAAACAAGCTACTCTTGCAATTTTCAGAAGCTAAATTcaacaaacaaaagaaagggATGACAGAGAGTCCATACCTTCACTGCAGGACGGTCTTTAGGTGGGGAAGAAGGTGTGCCTCACAAGAGGAGTGAGGGCAGCATGACTGTGATGCTCTCGGTGTCGTGCTCGCGAGGCCATTGACGATGTTGGTGCGGCAATGGCGCCAGCAGGCCATGCACCCTcggcccggccaccgccgcgcacTCGCTGTGCGCCTCCAGCGTACTGGTAGGGCCTGGGGCGGCTGTGGCTGGCGCGGTGGCCGTCCGACGCCTGGAACGTCGGGAATCGCCGGGAGCACGTCCGTGatgtggtggcggcggggtgctGTCAGATCGGGATCCGGCAAATGGTGGGCGGCGGGGCTTGAAGGGGGCGGTGCCAATGGTGCGAGCCTTAGGCAATGGGGGGCAGCAGGggtgcggcgacggcgagcatggcggcggcggaagtaGTGTGACGGGATAGGCCCGAGCGATACGAAAAGAATCTCGCCTAGTAATTTTGTGGGATGAGAAAAGAACCCATTTATTACAGAATAAAAGAGTTAGAAAGCCACACTATTCCATAACCAAGCAAATAGCCTAGTGGTAATGCGCTCTGACTTTCAGTGCTGTGACCCAggttcaacccccccccccactcagaatttttgaaaaaaaaactcatttaATTTGTTCAGCTGACATGGAGCTTGCCCTGGTGACATGGCGCGCGTGGGCAGGCACGTGGCGGTGACATGGCGCCTGGCATGTGGTAATAGGCTAAGAAATTGAGTGTGCCGATTTGATAGTGACGAATTTACTATAACGTCATAGCTAACTGGGCCAAATTGTGACGAATTTAACAAAACATCACTGTATTTTGGGCTTCAATATCCAAATGCAGATCCATGATGGAAAATAGAAAACGTCATAGATTAGTGCTGTTAATGACGTTTTCTGAAAGTGTCGCTGAAAATCTGTCACAGATTAAATGATTTCTTGTAGTAATATTCTACTGCACTCATCCATCCTCTATACTTCTACTCTACACCAACTACCAGAAGAGGGACCCACTTGTCAGATTTATTAAATCCCCCCCAACCGGCCCCTCCACTCTTTCTCCCTCATTCCCtccaccccctccctccctgctcGACAGCGCCGGCAGTGGAGGCCCGCACACCGCGCCGGAGCTCCCTCCCTCCACGCCGGCGACAGGAGCTCTGCTCCTCCCCCCCAACCCCACCCCCTCCGCTCACCGGCGACAGGAGCTCAGGCCTCCGCGGCTGGCCACGGCCTCCCCACTCCCCAGGCCTCCGCGCGAGGCGaggtggaggcgcggcggctccCCTTCCTCTCCTACTCCGGCGGGCCTGCGGCGCAGCGgtgtgccggcggcgaggcggcgcatgCGCGCGGGGCGaggcggggcgcgcgcggggcttCCCTCCTCCTCCGTGCGGGGCCAGGCGGCCGGCGACGCGCGGCGAGACCGTccgcggcagcgggcggcgaggcccgtctcctcctccctccccgccggcgcAGAGGTCGCGGGGCACGCCGAGCTCCGCGACCTCTGCacgtggcggcggagcaggggctgcctccctccctccctcctccctcctcgagcgcggcggcggggagcatcTGCAGCCTCCCCACCTGGcggtggaggccatggcggtgcggcggcggatccAGGCGCCCCGGCaaccctccgcctcctccctccctctccgtcCCCCTTCGCTCCCTCTCtgccccctctcccctctcttcctctgCTCCTCAGCATACGCGGgggcgcggtgcggcggcggcggcggcggcgtcgcggaagCGGTGGGCGGCCGATGCGGGGCGCGGCCGGCACATGCGCGAGGGGCGAGGTCCGGCGCACGGTCGACCTCTCTGGCCgacgcggcgggcgggcgggcgggctgcgGGCCCGCGCCACGTGGGCTCCTAGAGGAGGAACGGCATCGCCTTCGCAGTTGGAGGATCTCGGCCCTTCCCCTATCGTATAGGAGGCTGTGGAGGATAGCAGTGCGAACAGCCTAAGGACCCCTGCTGCTGAATCAGGTCCAGTTCTACTGATTCGGAGCAGCTTTGACATTCCAATCAGTTACTCTGTCACGTGTCGTCGGAGAGAAAGACGTCAGGAAGAGAAAGTGGATCAAGCTCATAGAAGCCCTGGAGCGTGCCACTTCTTTCTTTGGTCAGGCAGAAGGAGATGTGATTGGAGAACAACCCCAAATTCTCTCCTGAAGGTATCATCAGATCGAAATCCTTTTTCTTGTCAGATTTAAACACACATCTGTAACCACGAACTTGAGTAAGAAGCATAAGCGTTGTGCCAGCTTCAGTGCACGCAATTATCAGGCCGACAACAAATTCGCAAGCGTTGCTGCTGGATGTAACCCAGTCAGGTGCCCAGTTCATATAGATGGCCCAGATCTGACCAACTTGTGGAAGCACCTCAAATTACCACTTAATGGCAGTTTGTCTGGCATCTACCAGATAAGAGAAAACAGGACTTGTGTCATACTTGGTTCTCCAGTACCAAACTTCAAATGTACTACAGCTGATAGGTATGTATGTCCTTCGCCAACCACCGTTTCTCCTGCTCTGACTGAGGGCAAGCCACAAGCCAGGTCAGATGCACCCTGAAAGTTCCGGCTCGACTTTTCTTATCCAGGCATAGAACTTGGGGAATTTGTCAACATCTCTGTATATAGCCCATATTTGTCCACGTTTAAACTCCTTGCACGAGCGGCCTTCTATATCATGGAAATAAGGCTTAGGATATGGATAACTGTCGGGGGGCATGTAGTTTTGCTGAGAGGACTCTCCAAATTCATTGGCACCACCATGGGTATTTTTCTGCGAGGATgtatcttgttcagaagaaatATGTGGTTCCAAGGGGATCTCCTTTTGAGCAATCCGCTCATCTCCAGAATCCATTTCACTATCTGTAGTATCAGCAGTCAAATCAATGAGCATTTCACCTATCATACTGCCGAGAGACATGTAGGAGACAAGAGTTACAGAAGAAAATGCTCAGGTCAGCTGGGAGACATGCAGCGTCAAGTTCCATAAAGCCTTCTGGGACACCAACCTTTTCAGCTCCATTATAAAATGATGGTACTATTACAAATGAGGATAACAGTGGCACCATCATTAGCTGACATAGTTGACAGGAATTCCACAACCTCATACTCAAAGGATCTATGGTCAGGATAAGATATTGTTCGACCAAACCACCGCAGCGAACGGAAGCATTACTCCAGTAGCACCTTCTCTTCAGAAGGGTTCGGATGGAAATACACTGCAgaaaatatcatctttgcagAGACATTGCGAGAAACTCCAGAAATTAGGACCGGCTAGCGAGGCAACAAAGCTACTCCCTCGATTCCCCACCGCATTAGGCTATGCGCCAACCAAATAAACCAAAATAACTTAGGATCTGTTTGAATGAACTAAAGTtaagtgctaaattttagcataTATTAGCACTCGTACACATGTTAAAAATTTTAAATCTTGCATAAAGTTTAACTCCATCTATTAATACTTCCGTTTGAATAAACTAGTACTAAAGTTTAGCATTTTCATCCATTAACACTTACATGCAAACGGACGTTAGCTTGAGAGCGGCTAGCGACTGCCGCCGCCGAACGAATCGACGGACGGGAGAGACCCACCGGGCGCAATGGGGGTGAGCAGCGGAAGTATTCGGCCCAACAAAACATGCGCACTAACTAACTAATAAAGgctctcgcaaaaaaaaataactaactaaTAAAGGTCCAACCCACTAACAACTAAACAAGTCAAGGCGAAAAAACAAGTAACTCATAAAGGCCCAACTGCCAATCAGCCCACCCGCCCGCGCGTTTGAATTTGGTCCGTCGCACCGCTTCGTTGCCGCGGCCGCCGACTAGCTTTGCGAATGCAAATTTTCATTCTGGGAATACGTCGAGAGTCGAAACTCAGGCATTACGAGTTTCACAAGTCAGCGCCCCTGCGCGACGTCGTCACAGTTCGTCGCGACGAACAAGAAGACGAAGGCctccaagcagcagcagccgagGCCAACGAGCGCGGCGAGGAGAAGGACGCCACCGCCACACCCAGTGCCGTAGTAACGTGGTGGCGAGCGCGTCCTGTCAAGACCGGCGACCGCGGTGTGGCGCCCCGGCCCCCGGCGACCGTGAAGCCACATACATGAAACCAACTGCAGAGCAACAAGAAGCCAGATGTGAGCACATAGTACAATATATCATGATTTCTAATTTATTTGAAGTTCATATATGACGGAGCGAAAGACtagtttgaaattttaaaaaataaaaatttataaatataaaactTCTGTTCTTTTTAGCACAACAGAAATTGAAAATTATAAAAAGAACTAGGCCACAAAAGCGTTTCAAGTATATAGTAGAGATAACCATGCTTTTCGCGAAAGTGACTTAGCATgtatttcattaaaaggaaaaCAATATGGCCATTACAAACCTTAATAGACAGAGGCTATTAAGGCAGTTAAAGAGCACCACCAAGCTGGTGGCAGGCGACCTCAACTACACCAAACAagaaacaacaagaacaagcaGGGGAGGAAACTCACTCTAACCCACAAAACCTAGACATGACTATACAACTGAACCTgcaaaaaatacaaaatcaatACAAGGGTGCATAAAGTCTCCAACCAGCaagacggcaaagcatccgcctgGACAACACGTCAATGTGGCGAAGCATCCGCTCGAAACGATCACCAACCGACAAGATGAAGGCGGCAAGGCATCCGCCAGAGCAAGCAAAGGACGGCGGCAAGGCATCAGCCAGACGATGACCTATGCAACCCGGACGATGAGGATGAAACGACCTTTTATatttaaatttttgaaaaaaaataaaatgtgtagtaattgtttttgaaaaaataatAAACTGAATATCACCAGAACAATGAcctttcatattttattttttgaaaaaatttgaaacgAGTATATTTAAATTTCAGAATCATGATCTACCATACGTTTGGCTTCTTATTGTTGTTAGGTCGGTTTCACACACGTGTCCTTCATAGTTCGATTTAATCTATATAACTCTCATGTGTAGTAAAAAAAATCTCCGATTACAACATAAATAGACTAAACATGTTGGACTACTTTATAATTTAGTTTTCTTAGTCAACTAAaagtttctgattttttttaaaagaacttAACCCTTTTTAGAGTTGGTTTGAAGTATCAAAAATATTGTTTTATCAAGAAAATGATAACGAGGTAAACATTTTCTCTATTCGGTATTCTTTTGATAATATATCTCCCTAGTCATGCTCTTTTTCTCACTAGCATGACGGTTCAAAATATTTGGGAACCAAACATGTATTTAGGAACCCTGCGGTATGAAGGTAACCCAAAGGGCTAAGGCAAAAGAATGTGGCTCTCAACCGTGCATCAACTCGGCTTCTTTTCCTTGCAACACCCTCGAGATCCAATTTTATTGTGATAATAACGACGGTTACGTACCACGGGTACCTCAAAGAAAGAATTCCTAGGCCCAACCACCAAGGTGAAACTAGCCCAGGAAGCTGGGCCCATGGAGCAAGGTGAACTAACCATTGGGCCCCGCGTATCAGGCATAGGGGTGGTAAACGGCTCTAGATTTTGgcctagaaaatctaagggccggGCCTAAAAGGActgggctctaatcttatataattttgagataaaaaatttaatggtcttgttgggctgtgaagaggccactacAGCTATGGCCTATTACCACCCTAATCAGGCAGCGACCTGAGGATCAGGCCACCCGCTGGCAAGGGACGTCGCAACCTCCCGACCCCTAGCAAAACTTGGGTGTCTAACGCCCTCCAATGGCCAAATCTAACCCCCCCAACCTGCTGGGAGACAAGAAGGATGGACCGGTGGAGAGCAGTAAATGTGCCAGGGCCGATGGGACGCGCACGCGCACTCACGCCCCCTTTGAGAAACCCCTGGCACGCAAACCCCTGGCCTGCCAGGCCATCATGACACCGCGGCCACAGTGTCTGCGCCGTCCCCATCCCGTCGTCCTGATGGGGTGTGACATCCAATATTATTATGAGCAGGGATTAACCCTAAGTGACTAGGGTGAAGGATACGAAATggaggagagaaaagaaaacgaGCGGAAAAGAACAAGGGAAAGTCAAACATAGTCAAAATTTGGCCACATTTAAAAACTTTGAAAGGTTTGGAAGCCAAACTCTATAGAAAGTATCAAACAGAATATTTAGCCATGTTCAAATTTGAAGAttgaaattcaaattccaaAGAAAAGAGTGAGAATTCCCTCAGTTTCATGAAATGATGGAAAAGCCATGGTTAGCAGCTATTAGTTGGAAATTTTATCAAGCAAGCCAACAGTTAGTCAACATGAAAAATGAAGTGCAAAATATGTACTTAGCAATTGAACCATGATTGAACAGTTTGGAGAATGACCTGGACACATTTGAAGTGTTCAAAGTTGGAAGGAAATAGTAACACACCTGAATATTTCAAAGTGTGGCTGCACAACCATAATGCTCAAATTTGAGCCTAAATAAAATGAGACATTGTAGATCAACCATGCATGAAAAGTACTCAGATGCAAAGCTGGATGTTTGGGAAGAAATAAGGTGTCATTTTTTTGGGTGAAAACCTTTGTAAGGTCATTCAAAATCAATGTCAAAAACAGGTAGTTTGAATTAAAATGCTGAACTTTAGAAAAAGCAGCCTGAACCCTAACTGTTCAGAGCAATTTTTGAAAGGGTTCGAGGCCAAACCAGAAAAAtgttcctgaaacaaaagttgtagagaaataTCAAATCAATAACTTTGCGTTTGGGAGA
This genomic interval from Panicum virgatum strain AP13 chromosome 8K, P.virgatum_v5, whole genome shotgun sequence contains the following:
- the LOC120645763 gene encoding uncharacterized protein LOC120645763, with the translated sequence MKLLAEAFPECNTLPKSYEEAKRLVKELGLGYDSIHVCYNNCVLFRKEYANHNNCPVCDLSRWKDPERKKIPQKVLRHFPLAPRLRRMFATKEASEEAHWHKLKRQPSEKEMSHPADGEAWQDFDRVYPDFAKDPRNIRLGLATDGFNPFSEHNSRYNMWPVLVVPYNLPPWACMQESNFMMALLIPGPKSPGKDFDVFLEPLIEDLLDLWKGVPTYGALTGKPFSLRAAVLWCIHDYPTLSTLSGRTTKGYFACIHCDKHPLSYGLRNKIGYFGHFRFLPKGHRLRRNNEYAGLHESDDPPEKFTIEELLVELEKVRDVRPGKQQETRKRKRSEMEAGRVRIWSRMALIGTILNILGKTKDTAKARLDLKDLGIKKELQFRDDGESCEMPHARYTLSTKNKKAFCDFLRKVKFPDGFASNISRCVNAERTKVQGLKTHDCHILLQRILPAAMRGFLDNDIYEAIAELGKFFRELCSRKLNKDVLVEMKKEIPIILMKLEKIFALAFFDVMMHLAVHLPDEALLRGPVQFGWMYPIERRLYTLKRYVRNRARPEGSIAEAYVADECLTFCSKYMDDVETRFNREPRNKGFSDEEAYGVDVFGHGVHFTSANELVYDENSFEQMVWYVLNNCSQVEKFVKDELETAGVHNIERKIRLGFQNWFRNHIMRLRDTHQEEVDDDLFSLACGPDFRVRKYSSCIVNGVRFNTVDRDKNKKTQNSGVMTQGMHNGQFIDFFGTLKEIIQLEYNSDERTIVLFKCEWFKLDGRRTELNYDGFFKSINVGSLWYKDDSLILATQARKVFYLPDTKLGENWQVVQTFDHRHLYNVRETESAQYNAPAYQEDESCEDEQRREPLTDIAPEMPLNRDDEQGLIFGADEIARLVKECHRGPATTVVDSDGEDEEDDTLLQYCSDDEGGNTTVVDSDDE
- the LOC120644729 gene encoding uncharacterized protein LOC120644729 isoform X2, with the protein product MTATRCLAMTTTRIWSKQKKKVSTTLGKSSSATSKKKKKEEVTSQGEIRKIWKLQSKIDAKKVKISGLVDTLEKEKAAKLALECQLAAAQKKASEKWRIPVY